In the Coturnix japonica isolate 7356 chromosome 6, Coturnix japonica 2.1, whole genome shotgun sequence genome, one interval contains:
- the C6H10orf143 gene encoding uncharacterized protein C10orf143 homolog → MEALTRGRRGLQGGQEPEPGEPERKRVCKPLESVPNEVDAHLIDCAMELDSKQKVSSGCGPWATKTKQNSMIFDNQGSRGTAQPCPRCIAGESGHFNHILGC, encoded by the exons ATGGAGGCGCTGACAcgggggcggcgggggctgCAGGGCGGGCAGGAACCGGAGCCGGGAGAACCGGAGCGC AAGCGAGTGTGCAAGCCCTTAGAATCCGTTCCAAATGAGGTCGATGCTCACCTCATTGACTGTGCTATGGAGCTGGATTCGAAACAGAAAGTCTCCTCTGGCTGCGGTCCTTGGGCtacaaagacaaagcaaaactcAATG ATTTTTGACAACCAAGGAAGCAGAGGGACTGCCCAGCCTTGCCCGAGATGTATTGCTGGAGAATCT GGACACTTCAATCACATCCTGGGCTGCTAG